A window of the Desulfovibrio sp. Fe33 genome harbors these coding sequences:
- a CDS encoding ATP-binding protein, whose amino-acid sequence MREIVVISGKGGAGKTSIAGAFAHLADNAILCDLDVDAPDLHLLLDPQLKSEKAFNSGHEAVIDPDRCIGCGQCAELCRFDAVREAGDVYQVDSLACEGCKVCVALCPEKAIDFPEKHCGQWYVSDTRFGPMVHAQLFPGEENSGRLVTLLKQQARAIAEEQGLNLVLCDGTPGIGCPVISSMAGTDLAVIVTEPTPSGLHDLKRVAELCDRFRTKVAVLVNKWDINPDMTEEIEKWSVGKGYTLAGRFPHDRAVVDAMLERKVLTETDNPELSETLKTSWAGVLALLDTCN is encoded by the coding sequence ATGCGCGAAATAGTAGTCATCAGCGGCAAGGGCGGCGCGGGCAAGACCTCCATCGCCGGGGCGTTCGCCCATCTCGCGGACAACGCCATTCTCTGCGATCTCGACGTGGACGCCCCGGACCTGCATCTGCTCCTCGACCCGCAGCTCAAGTCGGAAAAAGCCTTCAACTCCGGCCACGAGGCGGTTATCGACCCGGATCGCTGCATCGGCTGCGGCCAGTGCGCCGAGCTGTGCCGGTTCGACGCCGTGCGCGAAGCGGGCGACGTTTACCAGGTCGATTCCCTGGCCTGCGAAGGATGCAAGGTCTGTGTCGCTCTCTGCCCGGAAAAGGCCATCGACTTCCCGGAAAAGCACTGCGGACAATGGTACGTCTCCGACACCCGGTTCGGCCCCATGGTCCACGCCCAGCTCTTCCCCGGCGAGGAAAACTCCGGCCGCCTGGTCACCCTGCTCAAGCAGCAGGCCAGGGCCATCGCCGAAGAACAGGGACTCAACCTCGTGCTCTGCGACGGCACTCCCGGCATCGGCTGCCCGGTGATAAGCTCCATGGCCGGAACCGACCTGGCCGTCATCGTCACCGAGCCGACCCCGTCCGGACTGCACGACCTCAAGCGCGTGGCCGAACTCTGCGACCGCTTCCGTACCAAGGTCGCCGTGCTGGTCAACAAATGGGACATCAACCCGGACATGACCGAAGAAATCGAAAAGTGGAGCGTCGGCAAGGGCTATACCCTGGCCGGACGGTTCCCGCACGACCGCGCCGTGGTCGACGCCATGCTCGAACGAAAGGTCCTCACCGAGACCGACAACCCGGAGCTTTCCGAAACCCTCAAGACGTCCTGGGCCGGGGTCCTGGCCCTTTTGGATACATGCAATTAA
- a CDS encoding ATP-binding protein, whose protein sequence is MIYAVASGKGGTGKTTVSSSLAALWDGPATLVDLDVEEPNLHLFLKPELTDVAKAWIEVPEADESKCTRCRACAELCQFKAITVMADTLLVFPEMCHGCGGCLAVCPEGALFPGRRELGEICKGTAGRHDFVMGRLRVGEAMSPPLMRQIRHLFPELKKRGDIIIDAPPGVSCPAIAAVTDADCIVLVTEPTPFGFHDFKLAWEAFTPLNKPMGAVINRSDLGDTAVRDFCRENNIPVWAEIPYSRDIAEAYSRGEVVADALTELEQTFVDLRGHMRAAAAKGGESCAK, encoded by the coding sequence GTGATCTACGCCGTCGCAAGCGGCAAGGGCGGCACGGGCAAGACCACTGTGTCTTCATCCCTGGCCGCCCTTTGGGACGGACCCGCCACCCTCGTGGACCTCGATGTGGAGGAACCCAACCTCCACCTCTTCCTCAAGCCCGAGCTGACCGACGTCGCCAAGGCATGGATCGAGGTTCCCGAGGCCGACGAGTCCAAGTGCACCCGATGCCGGGCCTGCGCCGAGTTGTGCCAGTTCAAGGCCATCACGGTCATGGCCGACACCCTGCTCGTCTTCCCGGAAATGTGCCACGGATGCGGCGGCTGCCTGGCCGTCTGCCCCGAGGGCGCGCTCTTCCCGGGCCGACGCGAACTGGGCGAAATCTGCAAGGGCACCGCCGGGCGGCACGACTTCGTCATGGGGCGGCTGCGCGTTGGCGAGGCCATGAGCCCGCCGCTCATGCGCCAGATCCGCCACCTCTTCCCCGAACTGAAAAAACGGGGCGACATCATCATCGACGCCCCTCCCGGCGTGAGCTGCCCGGCCATCGCGGCCGTGACCGACGCGGACTGCATCGTCCTCGTCACCGAGCCCACCCCCTTCGGATTCCATGACTTCAAGCTCGCCTGGGAAGCCTTCACCCCGCTGAACAAGCCCATGGGCGCGGTCATCAACAGGTCCGACCTCGGCGATACCGCCGTGCGCGACTTCTGCCGCGAGAACAACATCCCGGTCTGGGCCGAAATCCCCTACTCCCGCGACATCGCCGAAGCCTACTCCAGAGGCGAGGTCGTCGCGGACGCGCTCACCGAACTGGAGCAAACCTTCGTCGATCTGCGCGGACACATGCGCGCCGCGGCGGCAAAGGGAGGCGAATCATGCGCGAAATAG
- a CDS encoding DUF134 domain-containing protein gives MGRRKIRRTVQQEPGATHYKPQGIPMHELQTATLTLEELEALRLADAQGLTQEEGAQAMGVSRATFGRVLGSARHIVATALAEGHAIRIDGGHYTLAGDAWECPKKSRGESSQTLGDDSMPGMDGTGPRGAGGGGRCMGGRGRGMGRGMGMGQGRGMGGQGAGMSQGAGMGQGRGAAAGSGTQQQIKDATMSRIAVTTEGPTLDDRVDPRFGRAGGFAIVDPKTMTVVQYVDNGGSQAMAQGAGIQAAENVANAGAKVLLTGYVGPKAFTALQAAGISIGQDVDNMTVREAVEKYMAGQVNMADAPNAQAGGNK, from the coding sequence ATGGGAAGACGAAAGATCAGGCGGACCGTGCAGCAGGAACCCGGTGCGACGCATTACAAGCCGCAGGGCATCCCCATGCACGAGTTGCAGACCGCGACCCTGACCCTGGAAGAGCTGGAAGCGCTTCGGCTGGCCGACGCGCAGGGGCTTACCCAGGAGGAGGGCGCACAGGCCATGGGCGTATCCAGGGCCACTTTCGGCAGGGTTCTCGGCTCGGCGCGGCACATTGTTGCCACGGCGCTGGCCGAGGGGCACGCCATCCGTATCGATGGCGGCCACTACACCCTTGCCGGTGACGCCTGGGAATGCCCCAAAAAGTCACGGGGCGAATCGTCCCAAACACTTGGAGATGACAGTATGCCAGGAATGGACGGAACCGGACCGCGCGGCGCAGGCGGCGGCGGACGGTGCATGGGCGGCCGCGGCCGTGGAATGGGTCGCGGAATGGGTATGGGCCAGGGCCGCGGAATGGGCGGTCAGGGCGCAGGAATGAGCCAAGGCGCAGGAATGGGCCAGGGCCGCGGAGCCGCCGCAGGTTCCGGAACACAACAGCAAATCAAGGACGCAACCATGAGCAGAATAGCAGTAACCACCGAAGGCCCCACCCTGGACGACCGCGTTGATCCCCGTTTCGGACGGGCGGGCGGCTTCGCCATCGTGGACCCGAAAACCATGACCGTGGTCCAGTACGTGGACAACGGCGGTTCCCAGGCCATGGCCCAGGGCGCGGGCATCCAGGCCGCCGAAAACGTGGCCAACGCCGGAGCCAAGGTGCTGCTGACCGGCTACGTCGGCCCCAAGGCGTTCACCGCCCTTCAGGCCGCGGGCATCAGCATCGGCCAGGACGTGGACAACATGACCGTTCGCGAAGCGGTCGAGAAATACATGGCGGGCCAGGTCAACATGGCCGACGCCCCCAATGCGCAGGCCGGAGGCAACAAGTGA
- a CDS encoding PACE efflux transporter, with translation MRTPADRLRHTILFEVIGLVTCTPLASWALGRDFFRVGVMTMIISLTAMVCNYLFNLAFDHVLESLGHPVNVRPPWLRAVHAVLFEASLMLLTVPFVAWWLDLSLWAGFLTEVGFAVFFLVYAYIYNWAYDAYFPMPVASTVKTTGD, from the coding sequence ATGCGAACTCCTGCGGATAGGCTCCGCCATACCATACTCTTCGAGGTCATCGGCCTCGTCACCTGTACGCCCCTGGCCTCCTGGGCGCTCGGCCGCGATTTTTTTCGCGTGGGCGTCATGACCATGATAATTTCTCTTACAGCCATGGTCTGCAACTACTTGTTCAACCTGGCTTTCGATCACGTGCTTGAAAGCTTGGGCCATCCGGTGAATGTGCGTCCGCCCTGGCTGCGCGCCGTGCACGCCGTGCTTTTCGAGGCGAGCCTCATGCTGCTGACCGTGCCCTTCGTGGCCTGGTGGCTTGATCTTTCCCTGTGGGCCGGGTTCCTCACGGAAGTAGGTTTCGCCGTCTTTTTCCTGGTTTACGCTTATATATACAACTGGGCATACGACGCGTATTTTCCCATGCCCGTCGCATCCACGGTCAAAACGACAGGAGACTAG
- a CDS encoding LysE family translocator, with protein sequence MFGVHDFLLFVLSGLLLNITPGQDVFYVVSRGASHGWKMGSVAAFGVCTGCFVHVFAAALGLSAILATSAMAFTVVKYVGAAYLIWVGISMWRKNGNGGGEENDEFFRVKASKVYAQGFWTNALNPKVALFFMAFLPQFVSVDAPNKPLAFLLLGMVFTCTGTLVNLAYAWSAARVSAKLGKNGSFGTWAKRAAGTLFVGLGIRLAMSDSVS encoded by the coding sequence ATGTTCGGCGTCCATGACTTCCTTCTTTTCGTCCTTTCCGGTCTGCTCTTGAACATCACTCCGGGCCAGGATGTCTTTTATGTCGTCAGCAGGGGCGCTTCCCATGGCTGGAAGATGGGTTCCGTGGCCGCCTTCGGTGTGTGCACGGGCTGTTTCGTTCACGTTTTCGCCGCCGCGCTGGGGTTGTCCGCCATTCTCGCCACCTCGGCTATGGCCTTTACCGTAGTCAAGTACGTGGGCGCTGCCTATCTTATCTGGGTGGGCATCTCCATGTGGCGCAAGAACGGCAACGGCGGCGGCGAGGAGAATGATGAATTCTTCCGGGTGAAGGCGAGCAAGGTCTACGCCCAGGGATTTTGGACCAACGCCCTCAACCCCAAGGTGGCCCTGTTCTTCATGGCTTTCCTTCCCCAGTTCGTGTCCGTGGACGCCCCCAACAAGCCGCTCGCCTTCCTTCTGCTGGGCATGGTCTTCACCTGCACCGGCACCCTGGTCAATCTCGCCTATGCCTGGTCGGCCGCACGCGTTTCCGCCAAGCTCGGCAAGAACGGCTCTTTTGGCACCTGGGCCAAGCGCGCCGCAGGCACACTGTTCGTCGGCCTGGGCATTCGGCTGGCCATGTCCGATTCCGTAAGCTAG
- a CDS encoding transcriptional regulator has product MKDKVLKAMREAGKPVRPGDIAKVLDVDGKEVSKAIKTLKEEGSVVSPKRCYYEPA; this is encoded by the coding sequence ATGAAAGATAAAGTTCTGAAAGCCATGCGGGAAGCCGGAAAGCCGGTTCGTCCCGGCGACATCGCCAAAGTTCTCGATGTGGACGGCAAAGAAGTTTCCAAGGCCATAAAGACCCTCAAGGAAGAAGGGAGCGTGGTTTCACCCAAGCGGTGCTACTACGAACCTGCCTAG
- a CDS encoding transglycosylase SLT domain-containing protein — protein sequence MIESATMSGRGIRHGIYWPHRRLEPEALSRAAVRGGQKDVSSRFRAVIFGCMACLALAGWAVPAWSAEPRKPVGERVQMAWKGDLPQLIEKRRPIRVLVVYNRTNFFMKEGEMRGLEADNMHAYADYLGKSHGKDKVRVVFVPVPFNELFSALREGRGDIAAAALTVTAEREKEAAFSEPYRTGIREIVVGGPGSREPASAEALSGLKVTVLRGSSYAEHLAALNAALKKQGKAAVRVREADAYLATEDLLEMVARGMLPYTVADEFLARQWEKVYPDLRLYPDAFVHSGGALAWAVRKDCPELRRSLSEFAATVRQGTLLGNMLFKRYYEGDGGFIGDPTAPVEIGKLRPMADLFRKYAEMYDFDWLKIAALAYRESRFDMSLKSRAGAVGVMQIKPSTAAWSEVGIPDVSTLENNIHAGVKYLRYLTDNYFADAAPDARMDFALAAYNAGPNRISQVRRRAEEMGLDPNLWFGNSEWAAYDLIGRETTAYVAQVLMCYAAYKGAEDVLSKRREAR from the coding sequence ATGATCGAATCAGCCACCATGTCAGGAAGGGGAATCCGCCACGGAATCTACTGGCCGCATAGGCGGTTGGAGCCGGAGGCGTTGTCCCGCGCAGCCGTCCGCGGAGGGCAGAAAGACGTGTCGAGCCGGTTCCGGGCGGTGATCTTCGGGTGCATGGCGTGCCTTGCGCTGGCGGGGTGGGCCGTTCCGGCATGGAGCGCCGAGCCGAGGAAGCCTGTCGGGGAACGGGTGCAGATGGCGTGGAAGGGGGACCTTCCGCAGCTCATTGAGAAGCGCCGTCCAATCCGGGTGCTGGTGGTCTACAACCGGACCAACTTCTTCATGAAGGAAGGCGAGATGCGGGGCCTTGAAGCGGACAATATGCACGCCTACGCCGACTATCTGGGCAAATCCCACGGGAAGGATAAGGTTCGGGTTGTTTTCGTGCCGGTGCCCTTCAATGAGTTGTTTTCGGCTCTGCGGGAGGGGCGGGGAGATATCGCGGCGGCCGCCCTGACCGTGACCGCCGAGAGGGAAAAGGAGGCGGCTTTTTCCGAGCCGTACCGCACCGGGATTCGGGAGATCGTTGTCGGCGGCCCCGGGAGCCGGGAACCGGCATCGGCTGAGGCGTTGTCGGGCCTCAAGGTGACGGTGTTGAGGGGATCGAGCTATGCCGAACACCTGGCGGCCCTGAATGCGGCCCTGAAGAAGCAGGGGAAAGCGGCGGTGCGCGTCAGGGAGGCCGACGCCTACCTGGCCACCGAGGACCTGCTGGAGATGGTCGCCAGGGGGATGCTTCCCTACACCGTGGCCGACGAGTTTTTGGCCAGGCAGTGGGAAAAGGTCTATCCCGATTTGCGATTGTATCCTGACGCGTTTGTCCATTCCGGCGGCGCGCTCGCCTGGGCCGTGCGAAAGGACTGTCCCGAACTGCGCAGGAGTCTTTCCGAATTCGCCGCCACCGTGCGCCAGGGGACCCTGCTCGGCAACATGCTCTTTAAGCGTTACTACGAGGGGGACGGCGGCTTCATCGGGGACCCGACCGCTCCGGTGGAGATCGGCAAGCTTCGGCCCATGGCCGACCTGTTCCGCAAGTATGCGGAGATGTACGATTTCGATTGGCTCAAGATCGCGGCCCTGGCCTACAGGGAGTCGCGTTTCGACATGAGCCTGAAAAGCCGGGCCGGGGCGGTGGGCGTCATGCAGATCAAGCCGTCGACCGCCGCCTGGTCGGAGGTGGGCATTCCGGATGTGTCCACCCTGGAGAACAATATCCACGCCGGGGTCAAGTATCTGCGCTACCTGACGGACAACTATTTCGCGGACGCGGCTCCGGACGCGAGGATGGATTTCGCCCTGGCCGCGTACAACGCCGGTCCCAACCGGATATCCCAGGTGCGGAGGCGGGCGGAGGAGATGGGGCTTGATCCCAACCTCTGGTTCGGCAACTCGGAGTGGGCCGCCTACGACCTCATCGGCCGGGAGACCACGGCTTATGTGGCCCAGGTTTTGATGTGCTACGCGGCCTACAAGGGGGCGGAGGACGTCCTGAGCAAGCGGCGCGAAGCCCGGTGA
- a CDS encoding RNA recognition motif domain-containing protein, whose product MKSIYVGNIPFGATENDVRDLFASHGTVSSVKLIQDHETGRFRGFGFVEMADADAAAAIEALDGYQMSGRPLKVNEAKPRAPRPRS is encoded by the coding sequence ATGAAAAGCATTTATGTCGGCAACATTCCCTTCGGCGCAACCGAGAACGACGTGCGCGACCTGTTCGCGTCCCACGGCACCGTCTCTTCCGTAAAACTTATTCAGGATCACGAAACCGGCCGCTTCCGCGGTTTCGGATTCGTGGAGATGGCGGACGCGGACGCTGCCGCGGCCATCGAGGCCCTGGACGGCTATCAGATGTCCGGACGCCCCCTGAAGGTCAACGAAGCCAAACCGCGCGCCCCCCGCCCCAGGTCCTGA
- the purD gene encoding phosphoribosylamine--glycine ligase, whose protein sequence is MKILVVGSGGREHALCWKLAQNPKVETVLCAPGNGGTAQVGENIDVKDDDIPALVALARDEEVDLVVAGPELPLVLGLENALRQEGIPCFGPNAFAANLEGSKAFSKNVMAEAGVPTAPFRVFDEYEDAVAFIREKGAPIVVKADGLAAGKGVVVASTEEEALEALDQMMVKKVFGAAGERVVIEETLKGEEASFLCFCDGVNYAMLPSSQDHKAAFDGDTGPNTGGMGAYSPAPILPKEKYAETAELCIRPILRHLAAKGEPFKGVLYAGLMYTENGPSVLEYNVRFGDPECQPLLMRLETDLLEIMFACIDGKLDQVEVRSTPQTACGVVMAAEGYPGSYPKGMEITGIDEADAMEGVKVFQAGTRLENGKIVTSGGRVLCVTALGDDLAAARERAYEAVAKVRFDKSFYRRDIAAKGLKRAK, encoded by the coding sequence ATGAAGATTTTGGTTGTCGGTTCCGGAGGCCGTGAGCACGCCCTGTGCTGGAAGCTGGCTCAGAACCCTAAAGTGGAGACCGTCCTTTGCGCCCCGGGCAACGGCGGCACCGCCCAGGTGGGCGAGAATATAGACGTCAAGGACGACGACATTCCGGCCCTGGTGGCCCTGGCCAGGGACGAGGAAGTCGACCTCGTGGTGGCCGGACCCGAGCTGCCGCTGGTGCTCGGCCTTGAAAACGCGCTCAGGCAGGAGGGCATCCCCTGCTTCGGCCCCAACGCTTTTGCCGCCAATTTGGAAGGCTCCAAGGCGTTCTCCAAGAACGTCATGGCCGAGGCGGGCGTACCCACCGCGCCTTTCCGCGTGTTCGACGAATACGAGGACGCCGTCGCCTTCATCAGGGAGAAGGGCGCGCCCATCGTGGTCAAGGCCGACGGCCTGGCCGCGGGCAAGGGCGTTGTCGTGGCTTCCACCGAGGAAGAGGCGCTGGAGGCCCTGGATCAGATGATGGTCAAGAAGGTCTTCGGCGCCGCCGGGGAACGCGTGGTCATCGAGGAGACCCTCAAGGGCGAGGAAGCCTCCTTCCTTTGCTTCTGCGACGGCGTGAACTACGCCATGCTCCCGTCCAGCCAGGACCACAAGGCCGCCTTTGACGGCGACACCGGCCCCAACACCGGCGGCATGGGCGCCTATTCCCCGGCCCCCATCCTGCCCAAGGAAAAATACGCCGAGACCGCCGAATTGTGCATCAGGCCCATCCTGCGTCACCTGGCCGCCAAGGGCGAGCCGTTCAAGGGCGTGCTCTACGCCGGACTGATGTACACCGAGAACGGCCCCAGCGTGCTCGAATACAACGTCCGTTTCGGCGACCCCGAATGCCAGCCCCTGCTCATGCGCCTGGAGACCGACCTGCTTGAGATCATGTTCGCCTGCATCGACGGCAAGCTCGACCAGGTCGAGGTTCGGTCCACCCCGCAGACCGCCTGCGGCGTCGTCATGGCCGCCGAGGGGTATCCCGGCTCCTATCCCAAGGGCATGGAGATCACCGGCATCGACGAGGCCGACGCCATGGAAGGAGTCAAGGTCTTCCAGGCGGGCACCCGGCTGGAGAACGGGAAGATCGTCACTTCCGGCGGGCGCGTGCTCTGCGTCACCGCCCTGGGCGACGATCTGGCCGCCGCACGGGAACGGGCCTATGAGGCCGTGGCCAAGGTCCGCTTCGACAAGAGTTTTTATCGCCGCGACATAGCCGCCAAAGGCTTGAAACGCGCCAAATAA
- the purE gene encoding 5-(carboxyamino)imidazole ribonucleotide mutase has translation MPQVVIFMGSISDEEKMRPCSDLLKELGVDHVFTVSSAHRTPERTARLVEEFEADGAQVFICAAGLAAHLAGAVAAKTTRPVLGVPLSASALGGMDALLATVQMPPGFPVGTLALDKVGAKNAAWLAAQILALHDEELAAKIRAARDGFRESVEKAAASL, from the coding sequence ATGCCGCAGGTTGTTATTTTCATGGGGTCGATCTCGGACGAGGAAAAGATGCGTCCGTGTTCGGACCTTCTCAAGGAGCTTGGCGTGGACCATGTGTTCACGGTTTCGTCGGCTCACCGCACGCCGGAGCGCACCGCCAGGCTGGTGGAGGAATTCGAGGCCGACGGGGCGCAGGTGTTCATCTGTGCGGCGGGCCTGGCCGCGCACCTGGCAGGCGCGGTCGCGGCAAAGACCACCCGGCCGGTGCTGGGCGTGCCGCTGTCGGCCTCGGCGCTGGGCGGCATGGACGCGCTGCTGGCCACTGTGCAGATGCCTCCGGGATTCCCGGTGGGCACCCTGGCCCTGGACAAGGTGGGCGCGAAGAACGCGGCCTGGCTGGCGGCGCAGATTCTGGCCCTGCACGACGAGGAACTGGCCGCAAAGATCAGGGCCGCCCGCGACGGGTTCAGGGAATCCGTGGAAAAGGCGGCGGCGTCCCTGTAG
- a CDS encoding glycosyltransferase: MKIAVIHEDAEVLLAGCGSLLSSMVSLGHEVNAVAPAGGPDVADGFESLGAEYAMYPLAPGGLTPVSDIGTLLHLKQVLFRIRPDLVLSAGLKPMVYGSLAARMAWVGEEKKVFALADGPGTAFADGGLKGRLFSALAKPMLRAGFRSCDGICFRSGRAESFYRDLGVLQPDARTVVVDGDGPERDPAVLAFMGLTSID; the protein is encoded by the coding sequence ATGAAGATCGCCGTCATCCATGAAGACGCCGAGGTCCTGCTGGCCGGTTGCGGTTCGCTGCTGTCGTCCATGGTTTCCCTCGGGCATGAGGTCAACGCCGTGGCTCCGGCCGGGGGGCCGGACGTCGCCGACGGTTTCGAGTCCCTGGGCGCGGAATACGCCATGTATCCCCTCGCGCCGGGCGGACTGACGCCGGTGAGCGACATCGGCACGCTGCTTCATCTCAAGCAGGTCCTGTTCCGCATCCGGCCCGATCTGGTCCTGTCCGCGGGCCTCAAGCCGATGGTTTACGGCTCCCTGGCCGCGCGCATGGCCTGGGTGGGCGAGGAGAAGAAGGTCTTCGCGTTGGCGGACGGGCCGGGGACCGCCTTTGCCGACGGCGGGCTCAAGGGGCGGCTGTTCTCCGCTCTGGCCAAACCCATGCTCCGGGCCGGGTTTCGTTCCTGCGACGGAATATGCTTCCGCTCCGGCCGGGCCGAGTCCTTTTACCGCGATCTCGGCGTGCTCCAGCCGGACGCGCGGACCGTGGTCGTCGATGGCGACGGACCGGAAAGGGACCCCGCCGTGCTCGCCTTCATGGGCCTGACATCGATCGATTGA